GCAAGAGGCTCGTGAACCCGTACGGCCAGCTCTCGGGCACGATCCGCGTCATCACGTAGCGCGGGTCGGTCGCGTCGTCGGGATCGGGCGGGTTGACGATCGGGCCGGTGTCCTCGTCGTCCTCGATGTCGTCGCGATCGACGTCGCCGTCGCGATCGTTGTCGCCGGTGTCGGGCACGCCGTCGTCGTCGAGATCGGCGTAGCGCGGCGGCGCCAGGCCGGCCTCGAACACCAGCCAGTCGTCGGTGGCGCCGACCAGCGACGCCAGCGGCACCTCGCCGCGCCAGCGCACGACGCCGCCGGCGCCGAACGGATCGGCCGGCGCCGGCAGGTCCCGGACCAGCACCTGCTCGCCGCGCGACGTCACCGCCCGCACCTCGGCCACCGGGATCCACGGCGCGGCCCGGACCTCGATCGCGACCACGTCGCCGGGCCGCGGCACCACCGGCACGAGGCCCAGCCCACGCCGCGGCGCGCCGCTGGGGCCGATGCCGATCGCGATGAACACGCCGCTGCCGGCCACGACCGCGCCGCCCTTGAGCGCGCGGTCGAAGCTGGCCCCGGTGGTGGCGGCGAGGGCGGTGCCGGCCTCGACCCAGGTGCGGCCCCAGCCGAGCTGGTTGTCGCGCAGCCCGTGCGAGTCGCTGTTGGCGACGCCGACGACCGGGTGCCCGGCCGAGGCCAGCGCGAACCACGAGCCCCGGGTCTTCTGCCACTCGTCGGCGCCGGCGCCGTTGCCGACCTCCATGACGTCCCAGTCGAGGTTGGCGTGGCCGCCGCCGGGACGGGCCAGGAGCGTGCCGCCCGGGGACCCGTCGGCGGCGCGCGGCAGCGGCGCGCGCGGGTCGAACTCGATCGCGCGCAGGTACCCGAGGTCGCGCCCGAACTGCGGCTCGTCCCACGGGTGGTTGATCATGCGCACGCCGTCGGGGCCGATCAGCGGATCGAGGAGGTCGAACAGCGCGCCGGGCTCGAGCCGCTCGTCCCACGGCGCGCCGCCCCGGGGCGACGCCGGCACCGGCGTCAGCGGCCAGAAGTTGAAGTGGCCGATCACCCGGGGCAGATCCTCGCCGGGCACGTCGAGGAACGGGATCAGCGGCGTGGTCTCCAGCCCGCCGAGCACCAGCACCCGGTCGCCGGCGCCCAGCGCCGCCACCGTCGCGGCGTAGTCGGTCACGTAGTCGTGATCGGTCGCCGCGATCACGTCGACGCCGGCGGCCAGGAACGAGCGCACGCGATCGCGATCGGGCAGGCCCGAGTCGAAGCTGGCGGCGCCGTGGACGTGCAGATCGGCGGCGAGCCACCCCGGCGGGACCACGTCGAGGGCGCGGAGCTCGAGGTCGACGGCGATCAGCTCGCCGGGATCGAGCTGGACCTCGGCCCGCGCCACGGTGGCGTCGGGGCCGGCGCTGGCGAGCACGAGGTAGTGCCCGGCCGGGACCTCGACGTCGGTGCCGGCCGGCTCGACCAGCACGCGGTTGCACGCGGGCGACGCGCCGTTGGGCGGCCCCAGCCACGGCGCGCACGGCGTCAGCCGGCCGTGGAACGAGCCCTTGACCGCGGCCCGGGTGGCGTCGTCGGCGGGCTCGAACACGACCAGCGCGTCGATCGGCTCGCTGGGCCCGGCGCCGCCGCGGGTCACGTGCAGGTTGAC
This genomic window from Myxococcales bacterium contains:
- a CDS encoding PHP domain-containing protein, with the protein product MVPAADGQFRAAVPTAEDLSWELWSFGRRELRGDVADGGALGDLTVPAPATVNLHVTRGGAGPSEPIDALVVFEPADDATRAAVKGSFHGRLTPCAPWLGPPNGASPACNRVLVEPAGTDVEVPAGHYLVLASAGPDATVARAEVQLDPGELIAVDLELRALDVVPPGWLAADLHVHGAASFDSGLPDRDRVRSFLAAGVDVIAATDHDYVTDYAATVAALGAGDRVLVLGGLETTPLIPFLDVPGEDLPRVIGHFNFWPLTPVPASPRGGAPWDERLEPGALFDLLDPLIGPDGVRMINHPWDEPQFGRDLGYLRAIEFDPRAPLPRAADGSPGGTLLARPGGGHANLDWDVMEVGNGAGADEWQKTRGSWFALASAGHPVVGVANSDSHGLRDNQLGWGRTWVEAGTALAATTGASFDRALKGGAVVAGSGVFIAIGIGPSGAPRRGLGLVPVVPRPGDVVAIEVRAAPWIPVAEVRAVTSRGEQVLVRDLPAPADPFGAGGVVRWRGEVPLASLVGATDDWLVFEAGLAPPRYADLDDDGVPDTGDNDRDGDVDRDDIEDDEDTGPIVNPPDPDDATDPRYVMTRIVPESWPYGFTSLLLIDLAGDGWTPPRGAP